A single window of Cydia strobilella chromosome 18, ilCydStro3.1, whole genome shotgun sequence DNA harbors:
- the LOC134749376 gene encoding uncharacterized protein LOC134749376 gives MFKLDENYYYRKCFFEREPQVPTQSQIKKKMGEPLANVYFKSMTPKLKVLAGLEPVMKGGGANWYMPPHEVLKSRHVLKPIRKEHLSKLSYIGIDGYAERMHDEHFQNMEKEKKRALEQSDEQWKVRIKLACEAQWYDEAKDAEKKNTAMIQQAFHEFTMLYSTSINKIESLLFQAAEAEIKRTREAAFEKMQAHYEGLLKQQATMLYDRYAKKLETKKLELKDQFLKKINKANDDTWKRIHDINVEKHVAIEKLRHLLECQNLACQVYVALKEREECAKEMESAKHKYEKKVKRLDDNIVMKDVKIALAAAKEKRVREFDRIWQKKVCHTVKKFQIFVSYCLNTLPEYAEFFINIEKLMMIQLEEVMQNPSAESLFEDEREKVSTPVARPHPFYLCCEKRYKPQIDKDLCPVHCTASAEQFPVVIINKRCIYAACDNFNLFTSKIKDFVEGERGDDADFVDDHDYTYDVPVRYTSSTHLRALQLESSLMQILQQERPNVKGVSTACCVCRLPYCFCSPIKIRSPKPEKVIKKTPSIHSIPSGNKIESREVELKHEREPKWESYLDFVKPKRCECAKLAKHHLQEHLPAYMRITSPYDAPDLPNYEPCDLDTLKKLVRKAQGKRKPPPPLAKVPSKTKDVGTQYSDQEFDKLCTCFSDEELDKLFHEILNSPQGKVKDRFAVVDGSVSGTNKDPEIFAAARAFSLRNLLEGAPQLEEIFKKPSCSWSQD, from the coding sequence atgtttaaattaGACGAGAACTACTATTATCGAAAATGCTTCTTCGAAAGAGAGCCTCAGGTGCCCACGCAGTCACAGATAAAGAAAAAGATGGGAGAGCCTTTGGCAAACGTTTACTTCAAGTCCATGACCCCAAAGCTGAAGGTTCTTGCCGGCTTAGAACCAGTCATGAAGGGCGGTGGAGCAAACTGGTACATGCCACCACATGAGGTTTTAAAAAGTCGACATGTCCTTAAACCTATACGGAAAGAACATCTCTCCAAACTTAGTTACATAGGCATAGACGGGTACGCTGAACGTATGCACGATGAGCATTTCCAAAACATGGAAAAAGAGAAAAAGCGAGCTTTAGAGCAAAGCGACGAACAGTGGAAAGTGAGAATTAAATTAGCCTGTGAAGCTCAATGGTACGATGAAGCTAAAGATGCGGAGAAAAAGAACACGGCCATGATTCAACAGGCTTTCCATGAGTTCACTATGCTATATTCCACTTCCATAAACAAAATTGAATCGCTGCTTTTCCAAGCGGCTGAAGCGGAAATTAAAAGAACTAGAGAAGCTGCGTTTGAAAAAATGCAAGCGCATTATGAAGGTCTTCTGAAACAACAAGCGACTATGCTGTACGATAGATACGCTAAAAAACTTGAAACGAAAAAGTTAGAACTGAAAGATCAGTTTTTAAAGAAGATTAATAAAGCTAATGATGACACTTGGAAACGCATCCACGATATTAATGTTGAGAAACACGTTGCTATAGAAAAGTTGAGACATCTACTTGAATGTCAGAATTTGGCGTGTCAAGTATACGTAGCACTCAAGGAGAGGGAGGAGTGCGCGAAAGAAATGGAAAGTGCCAAACATAAATACGAGAAAAAGGTCAAACGTCTCGACGATAACATAGTGATGAAAGATGTAAAAATTGCACTGGCTGCGGCAAAAGAAAAAAGAGTACGAGAATTCGACAGGATTTGGCAGAAAAAAGTTTGTCACACCGTAAAGAAGTTCCAAATTTTTGTGTCTTACTGCCTTAACACGCTCCCGGAGTATGCAGAGTTCTTCATTAATATTGAAAAGCTAATGATGATTCAGCTAGAAGAGGTAATGCAAAATCCCAGCGCTGAGAGTTTGTTTGAAGACGAAAGGGAAAAGGTATCGACTCCCGTGGCTCGACCGCACCCTTTTTATCTCTGCTGTGAGAAAAGATATAAGCCGCAAATTGATAAGGACCTTTGCCCTGTTCATTGCACTGCGAGCGCTGAGCAGTTCCCAGTAGTAATCATCAATAAACGATGCATATACGCCGCTTGCGACAATTTCAACCTGTTCACATCTAAAATAAAGGACTTCGTGGAAGGTGAACGTGGCGATGACGCGGATTTTGTTGATGATCACGATTACACCTACGACGTGCCTGTTAGATACACTTCTTCGACTCATTTGCGAGCATTGCAATTAGAAAGCTCGCTCATGCAAATCTTACAACAAGAACGACCTAATGTGAAAGGAGTCTCGACTGCATGCTGCGTATGCAGACTACCCTACTGTTTCTGTAGTCCCATTAAAATAAGAAGTCCAAAACCAGAGAAAGTTATCAAGAAAACTCCTTCCATACATTCTATACCATCTGGCAACAAGATAGAATCGAGGGAAGTAGAACTAAAACATGAACGGGAGCCTAAATGGGAAAGCTACCTGGACTTCGTAAAGCCAAAGAGATGTGAATGCGCTAAACTAGCTAAACATCACTTGCAGGAGCACTTACCTGCATATATGAGGATCACGTCCCCTTATGATGCACCTGATCTGCCCAATTACGAGCCTTGCGATCTCGATACTCTGAAAAAGCTGGTTCGGAAGGCTCAAGGCAAACGCAAACCGCCGCCTCCTCTCGCCAAAGTCCCGTCCAAAACTAAAGACGTGGGTACACAGTACTCTGACCAAGAATTTGATAAGTTGTGCACTTGTTTCTCGGACGAAGAATTGGATAAGCTTTTCCATGAGATATTGAATAGTCCACAGGGTAAAGTGAAAGATCGGTTTGCCGTGGTAGATGGTTCTGTTTCGGGCACAAACAAGGACCCTGAAATTTTCGCTGCAGCGCGCGCCTTTTCACTCAGGAATTTGCTAGAAGGCGCGCCGCAACTCGAagaaatctttaaaaaaccatCGTGTTCTTGGTCGCAAGATTAG